The Phaeobacter gallaeciensis DSM 26640 genomic sequence CGAGATCCACGCCAGCAAACAGCCCTTGGTCGGGATCTGCTTTGGCCACCAGATCATCGCGCAGGCACTTGGCGGCAAGGTTGAGAAATTTGGCGGCGGCTGGGCCGTGGGTCCGGTCACCTATCAGATGGATGGCAAGCCGTTGCGCCTCAATGCGTGGCATCAGGACCAGGTCACCGCCCTGCCCGAGGGCGCGCGGGTGCTGGCCGGCAATGACCACTGCAAGAACGGCATCCTCGCCTATGGCGATCACATCTGGACCCTGCAGCCGCATCCCGAATTCGCCAGCAGCTTTGTCGGTGGCCTGATCGACAGCCGCGGACGCGGCGTGGTGCCGGATGCGATCCTGGATGCCGCCAGCACAGAATTACACCACCCGGTCCAATCGGGTGAAATCGCAACCTTCCTCAACGCCTTCTTCAAGAAAGAGAGGACCTGATGTCAGCCTGGCTCGACACGCTTCCCGATGCAGCAAAAACCTATCTGGAGGGCCGTCGTCTCGACGAGGTTGAATGCATCATCTCGGACCTGCCGGGCATCGCCCGGGGCAAGGCGGTGCCAGCATCCAAATTTGCCAAGCAGGACTATTTCCACCTGCCCGACAGCATCTTCTATCAAACCATCACCGGCGACTGGGCCGAGGCAGCGGACGACGATGGCTGGATCGAAAAGGACATGATCCTGAAACCGGACATGTCCACCGCCACCGCCGCCCCCTGGACCGGTGACTGGACGCTGCAAGTCATTCACGACGCCTATGACCGTGACCACAAGCCAATCCCCTTCAGCCCGCGCAACGTGCTGAAACGGGTGGTGCAGCTCTATCATGATCGCGGCTGGGATCCGGTTGTGGCCCCAGAGATGGAGTTCTTTCTGGTCGCCCGTAACACCGATCCTGCCCGTGGGATCGAACCGATGATGGGCCGCTCCGGCCGTCCTGCCGCCGCCCGACAGGCCTATTCCATGACCGCAGTGGATGAATTCGGGCCAGTGATCGACGATATCTATGATTTCGCCGAACATCAGGGGTTTGAGATTGACGGCATCACCCAGGAAGGCGGCGCCGGGCAGTTGGAAATCAACCTGCGCCACGGCGATCCGGTGAAACTGGCCGATGAGGTCTTCTACTTCAAACGGCTGATCCGCGAGGCCGCGCTGCGCCACGATTGTTTTGCCACTTTCATGGCCAAGCCCATTGCCGACGAACCCGGCTCTGCCATGCATATCCACCATTCGATCATCGACATGGAGAGCGGCGACAATATCTTCTCCGGTCCGCAGGGTGGTGAGACGGATGCGTTTTATCACTTCATCGGCGGGTTGCAGAACCACCTGCCCGCCGGTCTCGCGGTGATGGCGCCTTATGTGAATTCCTATCGCCGCTACGTGAAGGAACAGGCCGCCCCGATCAATCTGGAATGGGCCCGCGACAATCGCACCACCGGCATCCGGGTCCCCCTCTCCGGCCCCGAAGCACGGCGCGTGGAAAACCGCATCGCAGGCATGGACTGCAACCCCTATCTGGGCATCGCGCTGTCCCTGGCCTGTGGTTATCTCGGTCTCACCCGTGAGGAACGCCCCCGCAAGCAATTCAAGGGAGACGCCTACGCCGGCGACGGCGATATCCCACAGGTCATGGGTCAGGCGCTGGATCTCTTTGAGGAAGCCACAGACCTGCATGAGGTGCTGGGGCCGGAGTTCGCCCGCGTCTATTCCATCGTGAAACGCGCCGAATATGACGAGTTCCTGCAGGTGATCTCCCCCTGGGAGCGTGAGCACCTGCTACTCAACGTCTAAACCTGCCAGCGCTGGCGTCCTCAGCGACCTCAGCGCTGGTGAGTATTTATGGAAAGATGACAGGCAGTTGCGCTTCGCCTCATAGGCGGCGCCTGCCGGGGATTGAGGTGTGCCATGGGCCTGAACCTGCTCTATTCGAATGACCAGAAGGGGACCTATCCCAACAGCTGGTATGCGGCCACCGCTACACCGCTTGCGCCCTTTGCCCCCTTGCAAGGAGAGGCCCGCGCCGATGTCTGCGTTGTTGGCGGCGGCTACACCGGCCTCTCCGCCGCATTGCATCTGGCGGAAGCCGGGCGCTCGGTCATCCTGCTGGAGGCAAACCGCGTCGGCTTTGGTGCCTCGGGCCGCAACGGGGGGCAACTGGGCAGTGGCCAGCGCATGGAGCAGGATGGGCTGGAAAAGCTCATGGGGGACGGCGACGCCGCCAAACTCTGGACCCTGGCTCAGGAAGCCAAGGATCTGGTGAAATCTCTGATCACCCGTCACGACATCAATTGCCACCTGAAACCAGGCATCGCCCATGCCTGTTTCTCCAAAGGAGAAGTCGACGACGAACATCGCTATGTGGCGCATCTGCAGGACCGCTATGGCTACGGCGAGATTGAAGCGCTGGATCATGCTGGTTTGCAGGCCGTCTGCCCCTCGCCTGCCTATGTTGGCGGC encodes the following:
- a CDS encoding type 1 glutamine amidotransferase — its product is MKIGILQTGHAPENLIDSAGNYDQMFRNLLADGEFDFDTYAVVDNVFPSGADAADGWLITGSKHGAYEDHDWIPPLEDLIREIHASKQPLVGICFGHQIIAQALGGKVEKFGGGWAVGPVTYQMDGKPLRLNAWHQDQVTALPEGARVLAGNDHCKNGILAYGDHIWTLQPHPEFASSFVGGLIDSRGRGVVPDAILDAASTELHHPVQSGEIATFLNAFFKKERT
- a CDS encoding glutamine synthetase family protein, whose product is MSAWLDTLPDAAKTYLEGRRLDEVECIISDLPGIARGKAVPASKFAKQDYFHLPDSIFYQTITGDWAEAADDDGWIEKDMILKPDMSTATAAPWTGDWTLQVIHDAYDRDHKPIPFSPRNVLKRVVQLYHDRGWDPVVAPEMEFFLVARNTDPARGIEPMMGRSGRPAAARQAYSMTAVDEFGPVIDDIYDFAEHQGFEIDGITQEGGAGQLEINLRHGDPVKLADEVFYFKRLIREAALRHDCFATFMAKPIADEPGSAMHIHHSIIDMESGDNIFSGPQGGETDAFYHFIGGLQNHLPAGLAVMAPYVNSYRRYVKEQAAPINLEWARDNRTTGIRVPLSGPEARRVENRIAGMDCNPYLGIALSLACGYLGLTREERPRKQFKGDAYAGDGDIPQVMGQALDLFEEATDLHEVLGPEFARVYSIVKRAEYDEFLQVISPWEREHLLLNV